In Seonamhaeicola sp. S2-3, the genomic window TATAGCAACTGTAAAACCCTCTTTCAGTATATGATGTATCAAAATTGATGTCAAAATTGTATTCCTTCTGATTTTCATTCATAAAATGATTTACGAGCGAATCAAAATTATCTTTGGAGATACCCCATTCGTCAAAATTATTTTCGAGGTATAAAGAATAAAATGCAGGACCAATATCTATTTGGTCGATATTTTTATAAGTTGAAAGAAAGTCTAAAACTTCGGTAATTTGATAAATTGAACCATTATGCTTTGTTAATGTTATAGCTATTTGAATATCGAAATTATGTTTGTCAAGAAGTGCTATAGTGTTGAAAATTTTTGGTATGTATGACTTTCTAGTGTTTAATAACTTTAATAAAGTTTGCTTATTGATACTGTCTAAAGAAATTTGAATTTTATTTACACCATAATCTTTAAAAAAGAGAATTTGTTCTTCATTTAAAGGGTATTTTGTTGATAGAATTTCAGGGAAAAAATCATGTTTCTTTAACTCTATATATATTTCTTTCCAGTTTCGGTAAAAGAAGATTTCTCCACCAAGCAAACCAAAGTCATTTACGTTTAAATCGTATGCGTTTTTTATAATTTTTCTTATGTTTTCAAGCGACAAATGATTAACTACTTTATGTTTAACATCAGCATAGCAATAAATACAATCGGTTGCACAATCATTAGTAACCATTAATGTTACATCCATTGGACCAGAATACATCCTTTTTCCATAAAAATCTAAGGATTCGTATGAAAAGTCATTAACATTATATGGCTTGTATGTTTCTTTTCCTTCTATAATGAAGTTTTTAGGGATATAAAATTCTACATCTTCAAGTTCTGTTTTAAATTCATCCTCATTTTCTATATACGAGCTTATTAAGTTTAGCGAGTTTTCAATACTTATACCTAAATGTTTACTCAAGTTTTTTATTGATTTTTCTAGAGTTTCTCCGTGTGTAAAAAATGAAAATATTTGTGCTTGAATGGGATGTATCATTGATTTCCAGCTAAACGAGCTTTCATGTTTAGCTCTCTCCCTTGAAACAATAAATGTCCTATGAATATCATGTCTTAATAAGTAATCAGGGTTTATTGAATATGTTTTATCTAAATTAAAATTCATTTCGGTGGTATTTTTTATAATAATAAGTTAAAAATATCATTGACCGATTTTTTTTAATCAGTCAATGATATAGTAAACATTTCTAAAAATAGTTAAGCATTTGTTTTACAGCATTTTCTTTTACAGCATTTCTTTTTACAACCACCATCTGCTATTTCTAGTTCTTTTACTCCTCCTCGAACTTTCATTAGTTCAAATAATTCAAGTTTTTGCATCATACAAGATTTAAGTTATACCTACTCATTGCTGGCTTTTCGATTTCCGCCATTTATTACTACTCTTAGGTGAGATATTTCTTTATTTGCGCTAAGATAAAGGATGAAAGCGCTGGTAGTCAAGAACTTTAGGTACTAAAATATACCTTTTAGTACTAAGATTATTATTATTATTTTAAGTCTGGTATTTTTATACCCTTTTCTTTTAGATAATTTAAAAGCTTATGATAATTCGAATTATTTTGAGAACATTCTTTATTAATAGGGCAGATTTCTTTTGGGGTAGTTCCTAATATTTCAGCAATTTTAATCATTTTGTCATGGCTTAATGAAGATTCACCGTTTTCTATTTTAGAATAGGCTTTTTGAGAAATACCTAATTCAAATGCAATATTTTCTTGTGATAAGCCTTTTTGCAGTCGTAATGTTCTAAGTTTTTTATTCATAACTCTCTTTTTGGCGGTTGGAACAGGCTCTTTTGTTTTTTTTGCTTCAATTTTTCTTGTTATTATATTGACTTTCATCAAAAAAACAAATGTGCCTGTTAGCGTTGGCATAGCTTGCGTACAACGGTCTTGTGTATGAAACGTAGCGTATAAATAAACGCTAACTTTTCGGATTTAGCACGAGCCGAATTTTTTATTTTTATGTTTAATTTTCTTTTATAAATATAACCAAATAAAAAATTTAGCGTACTTTGTAAATATACAAAAACCTTTCGGAAAGCCTGTAATAGCTATGTTTTATACACGTTGTTGTGTTTTCGTACTTTTTTCGTTCTGCTGATAGCGTTGGCAAAGACATACTCTTTTACTATTTTTGGGTTGTGTGGTGGCTGTAGCGAATTGTAAATGTGTATGGCTTTATGCGTTTGGCAATTCCAATTTATATACATATATTTGCATACTATAATTAGCGTAATGGACGACAGAAAATCACAAGTTAAAAACTCGAATAAAAAAGACCTAAAACTATTAAGTTTCTTTAGTGGTGCAATGGGTTTGGATATTGGATTACACAAAGTTGGCTTTAAAACTTTATTAGCTTGTGAGATTGATAAATCAAGTCGTGAAACCATTGTAGCAAACAATCCTAAAATTGGACTTATTGGCGATATTCGAAATTATTCTACCGATGAGATTTTAGAATATGCAGGATTAGAAAGTAGAGAAGAAGTTGATTTAATAGTTGGTGGACCACCTTGCCAAGCTTTTAGTTCGGCAGGAAAAAGAATGGGATTAGCTGATGAGAGAGGAAATGTATTTCTAAAATTTATTGAGGTAATAGAAAACATTAAACCAAAATTTGCTGTAATAGAAAATGTAAGAGGTTTGTTGTCTGCAACTTACTCCATTGATTTGAAAGAAGAAGAAGAGATTTTCTTACCACCTGAGTTGAAAGAGCTTAAAGGTGCGACAATGTATTATATCTATAATAGATTACGTGAAGCAGGATATGAACTGTCTTTTAATTTATACAACTCTGCCAATTATGGAACTCCACAAAGTAGAGAAAGAGTTATTATAGTCTGTTCAAGAGTGAACGATTATGTGCCTTATTTAAAGCCAACTCATTCAAAAGATGGTGAATTTGGTTTAAAAAAATGGAAAGTTTTAAAGACTGCTTTGAAAGGTTTGAATGGTAATAATAATGAATTCATCAAATTTCCAGAAAAACGCTTAAAATATTATCGCTTATTAAAAGCTGGTCAAAATTGGCGTAATCTAACAGAAGAGTTACAAAAAGAAGCACTTGGAAAATCTTACTATTTAGGTGGTGGAAAAACAGGTTTCTTTAGAAGACTTTCTTGGGATAAGCCATCGCCAACACTTGTTACGCATCCTGCAATGCCTGCAACTGATTTAGGTCATCCAGAAGAAGATAGACCATTGAGTGTATTAGAGTACAAGAGAATTCAAGAATTTCCAGACAAATGGGAAATCAAAGGCAGTTTGATTAATAAGTATAAGCAAATTGGTAATGCAGTTCCAGTAAGTGTTGGTAAGGCAATTGGTCAACTTATAATTTCTTTATCGAAAAATGAAAAAGTAGAAAATATTCCAAATTTCAAATATTCTCGTTACTTGAATACATCAAATGAATCTTTTATTTTAGATTTCGAAAAAAGAGCTAAAAAATTAATAGAGGAGAATGAGAGAAATCAACTCTCATTATTTGAATCTTCTTCATTACCATAAAAAGGGCTTTCTTCTTCTAAAAATATTGAACCAGGATTGTTACTTACTGATTCTCTAACAAATGCTTTGAAAGATTCTTCATTCAAATTATCTTCTTCGTTGTCAATCCCTACTAATTCGTTTAGTGCATTCCAATTTGTTCCTCCAGTTCTTGAAAACCGTCTAAACCAATGTTTGATAGGTGTACCATCTCTTACTGTTTTACTAGAACTATTTTCGCTATTATCACTATTTTTCACTTGAAGTAATTGACCATCAACATTACAAAAGTCAATGCTTTTCATAGTTTCTCCCCAACAGCAATGCCAACCTTGAGATATTAATTCTTCTGCAATATATTCTTCAAGAAAAGCACCTGCAATATTTTCTGCTGACATTGATAAACGATGACCGTATTTAATACTTTCAAGGTCATCTGTTGTGTGATGTATACGAGCTGATATAATTTCATCTAAAATTGGGTCGTGTTGTGTTCCGATTGGATTACTCGTTCTTTGAGATGGTCTATTGTTATAACCATTTATAAACTTGTTAGTCCATTTTTTCATAAAATCAGAAACATCTTCACCAGTTCTTATATTTATAGTGCAAGAATATTCGGGTATTTCAATTATTCTATTAGCAACAACAATTAACGAATCACTAACTCTATCACCAGCTTCATTTCGGACTATTTCCAGTAACTCTTCTTTATTAAGATTGTCAAATGTTGATAATGGTTTTCTTGGCATAATATTATTTTATAAGATTTGCTATTTCTACTTCTAAAGCATTAGCAATCTTTTCTATATTGACAAGAGTAATATTTTTTTCTGCTCTTTCAATCATACCAATATATGTTCGATGTAAATCAGCTTTATGTGCTAATTCCTCTTGCGATAGTTCTTTTTCCTTTCGAATTTCACGAACTCTTTCTCCAAATTTTATCAGTATTTTTTGTTTTGAATCCATTGCTAACTAAAGTATGCAAAGCTAACTTTAGTATTCATCTTAAGCAACAGACTATAGTTAGCATTCGAATTCAGCGTTGGGAAATTTTAGCTCTTTTGGTTTTTAGAGCGTTGGAATAGTGTGTTGGAAAAACCGAAAGTGCTAAAATATGTGGCTGGTTCAGTATGAAACACAACGTGATTGTATAAGATTAGTTGCGTGTGCAATCACGAATAAAACAAATTAGCAACTACTTTGAGAAAGGATAATCTTTTCCAAAGTAAAAAAAGTTTAAGCAATTAATTTTATACGGTGTTGGCATACGTTTTTTTGTCAGTCGTTATTTATTCAAATTATATGTCAAATTCAATTAAAGAGGAAACAGATTACGAAATAGCGAAAAGAGGGTGTTCGGGAATTAAAAAAAACATTGAAACAATTAAAAGTAATATCGATTTCATTTTAGAAAATAAAGAGTTGTTAGAAAATGAAAGTTTACACGCCCCAATAGGTTATATTAATATCGGATTCCAAGCTCTTGAAACAATTTTAAATGAAATTCGTAATCCTTATGAATAATATTATTTTCAGAATACTCTATTACTATTTTAAAAGGTATTTCTTTTAATACAGCCTTTCCCATGTGACTAACCTCGTTCTTCCAATAATCATTTAAATCTTCGTAATCTTTTTGTTTTCCACTGTATAAAACTCTTAACATATCTAAATCTCTTTCTCTTACAGAAACCTTATACTCATTTATTGCTCTGTTAATACTATTAAAATCTTTTAATTCAAGTATGTTTTTTATTAATATAGATAAGAATTGATGCTCCTTTCCTTTAAATAGTTTAACATATTCATTATCCATAGATTTTTCAGATGCTTTTTGTAAATCGGACAACCTTTTAAAGTCAGATTGATTATAATATTCCTCTGTTTTCATATTTATATTTTTTGTATCTTTGTTACTGGCGTTCAAATGGATGCCAACGGTTTTGGCTATGATTTCGTTGCGTGGTCTAGCCGTTAAAATTTGGTCAACGAAAAACAATGACAAACTGTAATTTTCCAAGTACGCTGTAAAAAGCAATGAATTATAGCCGTTGTGCCTGTTGCACAAGACTTGCTAAATATACAGAAATTTCGTATATTTAATAATGCAAGGCACAAAAATATTTCAAGAAAAGCTATTCAATCAATTTAGGCTAAGCGACCGCGTACCAGAAGAGAATTTCTACCGACGTCTTCGTGGAGCTATCGACCTTAATTTCCTTTACAAAAGGACTCAGAAATTCTATGGATCAAGCGGACAAAAAAGCATCGACCCTGTTGTATTCTTTAAGCTATGTTTGGTTGGTTATTTAGAAAATATAACAAGCGACCGTAAGCTTATATCACATTGTAGCATGCGCTTGGATATCTTGTATTTTTTAGGCTATGATATCGACGAAGAATTACCGTGGCATTCTACTATAAGCCGTACACGCCAACTATTTCCAGAAGCGGTATTTGAATCTGTTTTCACAAAAATATTTGGGCTATGTGTCTCGGCAGGTATGGTTGCCGGCCATACCCAGACCATAGATTCCGCCCCTGTAAAGGCCAATGCTTCTATGGATACTTTAGAACTGAAAGTGCCAGAAGAGGATTTAGAAGGGCATCTTCGGGAAATTCGTAACATCAGCCATCGAGATAAACAGAAGCCCTTAAGGCAATCTAAAGCAAACAAGGCCGATAAAGACCAACAAACCTTATCGGCTTCTACGAAAGAATTACAGGCCATAAAAAGGCGTAATGCCAAATGGGCAAAGGATCAAGATGCACGTCCAGGAGCTGGTGCTAAAGGCAGTCGCTATACCAGTAACAAGACCCATTACAGTCCCACCGATCCGGATGCGCGCATCAGTGTAAAACCGGGAAAGGCAAGAAAACTCAATTACCTTAGTCAACTTACAGTAGATACGGCAAACCATGTGATAAGTGATATAAGAGCGTACCATGCCGATGGCAAAGACAGTCAGCATTTACCAGATATCGTTAAGCGGGTAAAACAACGGCTTTGGAAAGCGGCACTGGTTTGGGAAAATTGTGTGGCCGACACGGGCTATAGCAGCGGCGAGAATTATGCCTTTCTAGAGGCAATAGGCCTAAAAAGTTTTATACCCGCCCACGGCACTTATAAGGGCGGTCCGGATGGATTTACCTATCACGAAAAGGAAGATTATTATACATGTCCTCAAGGCCAAATCATCCCCTTTAAAAAAGTGTTTATAGAAAAAAAGAACAACACCAAGAAGAAGGAATACCGCGGCTCAAAACCGTTGTGTTTGGACTGTCCAGTACGCACTGCATGCCTAGGGAAAACGGCACAGGAAAAGAAGTTTACCGTTACCTATTACCGCTCGGAATATGAGCGTAACATAGCCCGGGTAGAAAGCAACCAAGGGCGTTATATGAAAGGAAAAAGGCAGAGCACCGTAGAACCTGTATTTGGTACGCTCACACAATTTATGGGCCTAAGAAAAGTGAATACCATTGGAATTGAGCAGGCCAATAAATGCATGCAACTTTCTGCCATAGCCTACAACCTTAAAAAATATATGAAATTCATAGAAAAACGTACTAAAAGCGGAGCAGGGGCACAGACGCTTTATTTTAGTCTCAAAAATACCTTTTACAACCTTATAAACATGCTTTTAAAGCCTTTTAAAACACCAGAATTTTTAAGTCTATAAAAACAGAAACCGCCTTTAAAAGACGGTTTCTAATTATAATTTTAGGATACATTATGGGCTTGTGCAACGGTTACCGTTGTTGTACCCAGTTATTTATTTTTTTTCATTGTCTAAATTAAAATCCGAAATAGAACAATACCTTTTAGAAAATGACTTTTCTTTGGTCGACACTGACTATTCGTCTGATTGTCTTTTAGTTTATACTCACAACCGTTTAAAAACTTATAATGTTGAAATTCTTACTCTTCCAGAAATTAAGCACGTAGTATTAGATTTAGAATATATACATGGAAAAGATGAATTTAAAATCACACATATAAAGGATTTTCACGTAACGAGTTTAGATGCTCTTAAACTCATCCTTACTCACTCAATAGGTTCTCCATTATTCAATGAAGAGTTATTGTGTTGATTTATATGATTGTTATATCGCTTAATATATTTCTTAAAATCTTCAACACATGCTTTCAGTTCATTTTTTCTGTTTTTCTTTTTACTCGAATTTAGTTTTTTATAGGTTTTAGTTTTGACTATTTTTAGTCCACTTATATAAAAATTATAAGGGTCGTCCGATTTGCTTTCATTCAGTATTTCGTTTTGAAGTAGTTGTCCTAATTCAAATATGTCGGAATCATTATCACTTAAAAAAGATAGTTTATGTTCAACTTTACTTAAATGCTTAATTTTACTTTCTTTATCTTTCATTCTTGGTTGCTTTAATTGGGTACAACGGTTTGTATAAAGAAAGTTGCGTGTTTGTGAGCGAGGATTTTCCGAAGGAAAATCGGAAGCAAGCAAACAAGCAACGACCATTAGATTAAGCCAAAATAGCAATTTTTTTTATACGGTGTTGGCAACCGTTTTTTATTAATCATTTTTAATATTATCAATTATGGAATCAGTTTTTAAATTTTTATCAGTCTTTTGGTTAACCGGATTTTTTAAATGTATTTTTTCTAAATTTATAATTCTATTTTCAATTTCGGTTGATTTTTTGGACTCAATAATAGCCCAAATAGATATACAAATAATAATTACAGCATTGGCTACAGCAGCTATAATCTTAGCTACAGTCCAACTTTTATTAAGTATATATTGTTTGTATTTGTTTTTAAAACCGCCTTCAACATTTAAAAAAAATAAACCTTTTTGAGATGTTCTAGCTATAAAGTCGCCATG contains:
- a CDS encoding SinI family restriction endonuclease; protein product: MPRKPLSTFDNLNKEELLEIVRNEAGDRVSDSLIVVANRIIEIPEYSCTINIRTGEDVSDFMKKWTNKFINGYNNRPSQRTSNPIGTQHDPILDEIISARIHHTTDDLESIKYGHRLSMSAENIAGAFLEEYIAEELISQGWHCCWGETMKSIDFCNVDGQLLQVKNSDNSENSSSKTVRDGTPIKHWFRRFSRTGGTNWNALNELVGIDNEEDNLNEESFKAFVRESVSNNPGSIFLEEESPFYGNEEDSNNES
- a CDS encoding DNA cytosine methyltransferase; amino-acid sequence: MDDRKSQVKNSNKKDLKLLSFFSGAMGLDIGLHKVGFKTLLACEIDKSSRETIVANNPKIGLIGDIRNYSTDEILEYAGLESREEVDLIVGGPPCQAFSSAGKRMGLADERGNVFLKFIEVIENIKPKFAVIENVRGLLSATYSIDLKEEEEIFLPPELKELKGATMYYIYNRLREAGYELSFNLYNSANYGTPQSRERVIIVCSRVNDYVPYLKPTHSKDGEFGLKKWKVLKTALKGLNGNNNEFIKFPEKRLKYYRLLKAGQNWRNLTEELQKEALGKSYYLGGGKTGFFRRLSWDKPSPTLVTHPAMPATDLGHPEEDRPLSVLEYKRIQEFPDKWEIKGSLINKYKQIGNAVPVSVGKAIGQLIISLSKNEKVENIPNFKYSRYLNTSNESFILDFEKRAKKLIEENERNQLSLFESSSLP
- a CDS encoding helix-turn-helix domain-containing protein, translated to MPTLTGTFVFLMKVNIITRKIEAKKTKEPVPTAKKRVMNKKLRTLRLQKGLSQENIAFELGISQKAYSKIENGESSLSHDKMIKIAEILGTTPKEICPINKECSQNNSNYHKLLNYLKEKGIKIPDLK
- a CDS encoding IS1182 family transposase is translated as MQGTKIFQEKLFNQFRLSDRVPEENFYRRLRGAIDLNFLYKRTQKFYGSSGQKSIDPVVFFKLCLVGYLENITSDRKLISHCSMRLDILYFLGYDIDEELPWHSTISRTRQLFPEAVFESVFTKIFGLCVSAGMVAGHTQTIDSAPVKANASMDTLELKVPEEDLEGHLREIRNISHRDKQKPLRQSKANKADKDQQTLSASTKELQAIKRRNAKWAKDQDARPGAGAKGSRYTSNKTHYSPTDPDARISVKPGKARKLNYLSQLTVDTANHVISDIRAYHADGKDSQHLPDIVKRVKQRLWKAALVWENCVADTGYSSGENYAFLEAIGLKSFIPAHGTYKGGPDGFTYHEKEDYYTCPQGQIIPFKKVFIEKKNNTKKKEYRGSKPLCLDCPVRTACLGKTAQEKKFTVTYYRSEYERNIARVESNQGRYMKGKRQSTVEPVFGTLTQFMGLRKVNTIGIEQANKCMQLSAIAYNLKKYMKFIEKRTKSGAGAQTLYFSLKNTFYNLINMLLKPFKTPEFLSL
- a CDS encoding radical SAM/SPASM domain-containing protein, whose protein sequence is MNFNLDKTYSINPDYLLRHDIHRTFIVSRERAKHESSFSWKSMIHPIQAQIFSFFTHGETLEKSIKNLSKHLGISIENSLNLISSYIENEDEFKTELEDVEFYIPKNFIIEGKETYKPYNVNDFSYESLDFYGKRMYSGPMDVTLMVTNDCATDCIYCYADVKHKVVNHLSLENIRKIIKNAYDLNVNDFGLLGGEIFFYRNWKEIYIELKKHDFFPEILSTKYPLNEEQILFFKDYGVNKIQISLDSINKQTLLKLLNTRKSYIPKIFNTIALLDKHNFDIQIAITLTKHNGSIYQITEVLDFLSTYKNIDQIDIGPAFYSLYLENNFDEWGISKDNFDSLVNHFMNENQKEYNFDINFDTSYTERGFYSCYKGSSHFPGGACTANRTHLFILPDGKVTICEQLYWNEDFIIGDLTKQSLEEVWNSPKPLKLANLEKGDFSDLSPCKTCNNFTSCHTDVNKCWVDIIKAFGKENWDYPDPRCAYAPKMVNNIQF
- a CDS encoding helix-turn-helix domain-containing protein, yielding MDSKQKILIKFGERVREIRKEKELSQEELAHKADLHRTYIGMIERAEKNITLVNIEKIANALEVEIANLIK